In Aeromicrobium marinum DSM 15272, one genomic interval encodes:
- a CDS encoding flavodoxin family protein, with protein MAPSPTALVLNCTLKPSPEPSSTDLLAQQFLDALSDHGVSGEAVRVVDHSVAPGVETDMGDGDDWPALHDQVLAADILVVTTPIWLGHPSSVAQRVLERLDAMISEERDDGNPVAFGRVALVGVVGNEDGAHKVTSDLYQGLNDIGFTIAAQGGTYWVGEAMQGTDYRDLDETPDPTATALRTAVANAVHLSGLLREQPYPAS; from the coding sequence ATGGCTCCCTCCCCCACCGCCCTCGTGCTCAACTGCACCCTGAAGCCGTCGCCCGAGCCCTCGAGCACCGACCTGCTGGCCCAGCAGTTCCTGGACGCCCTGTCCGACCACGGCGTGTCCGGCGAAGCGGTCCGGGTCGTCGACCACTCCGTCGCGCCGGGTGTCGAGACCGACATGGGCGACGGCGACGACTGGCCGGCCCTGCACGACCAGGTGCTGGCCGCCGACATCCTGGTCGTGACGACCCCGATCTGGCTGGGCCACCCGTCGAGCGTCGCCCAGCGGGTGCTGGAGCGCCTGGACGCGATGATCTCCGAGGAGCGCGACGACGGGAACCCGGTGGCCTTCGGCCGCGTGGCGCTGGTGGGGGTCGTCGGCAACGAGGACGGCGCGCACAAGGTGACGTCCGACCTCTACCAGGGGCTCAACGACATCGGCTTCACGATCGCCGCCCAGGGCGGCACCTACTGGGTCGGGGAGGCGATGCAGGGCACCGACTACCGCGACCTGGACGAGACGCCGGACCCCACCGCGACCGCCCTGCGGACCGCCGTGGCGAACGCGGTGCACCTGTCCGGGCTCCTGCGTGAGCAGCCCTACCCGGCGTCCTGA
- a CDS encoding GAF and ANTAR domain-containing protein: MPDDVQQWVADLARDLANARRIDDAAEIVVAVASDLVGTDHAGLTLINPGRRFETFAATRRSVVEADHLQYSLKEGPCVDAATEARSFISPDLANDERWPTWGPAAVELGFRSMLAVDLFAREQRIGAINLYGDGSRDFDEADLRVLQSVAPHAAAAISSLRTEEGLIAALDSRVIIGQAQGVLMERYSVDADRAFQILRRFSQSLNVKLRDVAARIVDGTPLDEMDVPEILGSGEDTSVPSGS, from the coding sequence ATGCCCGATGACGTGCAGCAGTGGGTGGCCGATCTCGCCAGGGACCTGGCCAACGCCCGCCGCATCGACGACGCCGCCGAGATCGTCGTGGCGGTGGCGTCCGACCTGGTCGGGACCGACCACGCCGGACTCACGCTGATCAATCCCGGCCGGCGGTTCGAGACCTTCGCGGCGACCCGTCGCAGCGTGGTGGAGGCGGACCACCTGCAGTACTCGCTGAAGGAGGGACCGTGTGTCGACGCGGCCACCGAGGCGAGGTCGTTCATCTCCCCTGACCTGGCGAACGACGAGCGATGGCCCACGTGGGGGCCGGCTGCGGTCGAGCTGGGCTTCCGCTCGATGCTCGCCGTCGACCTGTTCGCCCGCGAGCAGCGGATCGGCGCCATCAACCTCTACGGCGACGGTTCGCGTGACTTCGACGAAGCCGACCTGCGGGTTCTGCAGTCCGTCGCCCCGCACGCTGCCGCCGCGATCTCGTCGCTGCGCACCGAGGAGGGACTGATCGCCGCGCTCGACTCGCGCGTCATCATCGGGCAGGCGCAGGGCGTGCTCATGGAGCGCTACTCCGTCGACGCCGACCGGGCGTTCCAGATCCTGCGGCGGTTCTCGCAGTCGCTGAACGTCAAGCTGCGGGACGTGGCCGCTCGCATCGTCGACGGCACCCCGCTCGACGAGATGGACGTGCCGGAGATCCTCGGGTCCGGTGAGGACACGTCGGTGCCCTCCGGCAGCTGA
- a CDS encoding RNA polymerase sigma factor, producing the protein MTIELPDLVEVEYYAESLLEISSDLLRPAVRMTHSVPDAEEAVRSAFRTAIKLFAAGLLDRVDDPLAFAVTLVRRETMDVVVSKPAWGEHLVAAVGAATAQGVLPLELRDPALATWRALGELSPRHAAAVTLTRVYGYSTELAGEALECSADELSAWYTAGMDGLRTATAVTDSGAVAAVDSLDDLRMALRHHQSVGTLSQRIEDAVADQVKLVRERPEESLRLATEIGADAAAVAYYAMSMRRPASAIATTTGSDIVEIAQAITVCAAALRRTGRAVGPPLADRD; encoded by the coding sequence ATGACCATCGAGCTGCCCGATCTCGTCGAGGTCGAGTACTACGCCGAGTCCCTGTTGGAGATCTCGTCCGACCTGTTGCGTCCCGCGGTGCGGATGACGCACTCCGTCCCGGACGCCGAGGAGGCGGTACGGAGCGCGTTCCGCACCGCCATCAAGCTGTTCGCGGCGGGGTTGCTGGACCGGGTCGACGACCCGCTGGCCTTCGCCGTCACCCTGGTGCGGCGCGAGACGATGGACGTGGTGGTCTCCAAGCCGGCCTGGGGTGAGCACCTGGTGGCGGCGGTCGGCGCCGCGACCGCGCAGGGGGTGTTGCCCCTCGAGCTGCGCGACCCGGCCCTGGCCACCTGGCGGGCGCTCGGCGAGCTGTCGCCGCGTCACGCCGCGGCCGTGACGCTGACGCGCGTCTACGGGTACTCCACCGAGCTGGCCGGCGAGGCGCTGGAGTGCTCGGCCGACGAGCTGTCCGCGTGGTACACCGCCGGGATGGACGGCCTCCGGACCGCCACCGCCGTGACCGACTCGGGGGCGGTCGCGGCGGTGGACTCCCTCGACGACCTGCGGATGGCGCTGCGCCACCACCAGTCGGTCGGCACGCTTTCCCAGCGCATCGAGGACGCCGTCGCCGACCAGGTCAAGCTGGTCCGCGAACGCCCGGAGGAGTCGTTGAGGCTGGCGACCGAGATCGGTGCGGACGCGGCTGCGGTGGCGTACTACGCGATGTCGATGCGGCGGCCGGCGTCGGCGATCGCGACCACGACGGGGAGCGACATCGTCGAGATCGCCCAGGCGATCACGGTGTGCGCGGCCGCCCTGCGGCGCACCGGCCGCGCCGTCGGCCCCCCGCTCGCCGACCGCGACTGA
- a CDS encoding acyl-CoA thioesterase: MTQATVGLTDLFELEEHGDDVWLGHSDGVPLPQLFGGQLVGQSVMAAGLSNPPGSLVHSVHTTFLRGGRSGEPVELRVDRLRDGRLFTIREVSAWQGDRLVCRSTISSAQDIDGIAHSRPHPGALPPEDSVDLQVLAEADGGLGEFWENFSAIEIRVAPDDDPQSPHSASPARNIWMRAVETLPDDPIIHRAAIAYASDLMLMSSAVEPHGHRVGQENTLGRLWNAVSLDHTLWFAGPARADEWLLYEHTTPMAYGARALINATVFDTGGTAVGMVAQEALVRPNA, from the coding sequence GTGACCCAGGCGACGGTCGGCCTGACCGACCTGTTCGAGCTGGAGGAGCACGGCGACGACGTGTGGCTCGGGCACAGCGACGGCGTGCCCCTGCCGCAGCTGTTCGGCGGCCAGCTGGTCGGGCAGTCGGTCATGGCGGCCGGGCTCAGCAACCCGCCCGGGTCGCTCGTGCACTCGGTGCACACGACCTTCCTGCGCGGGGGCCGCTCCGGTGAGCCGGTCGAGCTGCGGGTCGACCGGCTGCGCGACGGCCGGCTGTTCACCATCCGCGAGGTCAGCGCGTGGCAGGGCGACCGGCTGGTGTGCCGCTCGACGATCTCGTCGGCGCAGGACATCGACGGCATCGCCCACAGCCGCCCGCACCCGGGGGCGCTGCCGCCGGAGGACAGCGTCGACCTGCAGGTGCTGGCCGAGGCCGACGGCGGGCTCGGCGAGTTCTGGGAGAACTTCTCGGCCATCGAGATCCGGGTGGCACCCGACGACGACCCGCAGTCACCGCACTCCGCGTCGCCCGCCCGCAACATCTGGATGCGCGCCGTCGAGACCCTCCCGGACGACCCGATCATCCACCGGGCCGCCATCGCCTACGCCAGCGACCTGATGCTGATGTCGAGCGCCGTGGAGCCGCACGGCCACCGCGTCGGGCAGGAGAACACGCTCGGTCGCCTCTGGAACGCGGTGTCGCTCGACCACACGCTGTGGTTCGCCGGGCCGGCTCGGGCCGACGAGTGGCTGCTCTACGAGCACACGACACCGATGGCGTACGGCGCGAGGGCGCTGATCAACGCCACGGTGTTCGACACCGGCGGCACCGCGGTCGGCATGGTCGCTCAGGAGGCCCTGGTCCGCCCCAACGCCTGA
- a CDS encoding DUF1295 domain-containing protein — MSDFPWGDLALNLAVSAAAVVVFIGVIMAAAIRLKNQSIIDIFWGPGFVVVAVVSYLMSMGSEGDDARRLVVLALTSVWGLRLGLYIGNRNRGHGEDRRYTSMMRQRKGALIPFLIRRIYGLQGFLILLVSVPVQFAMYQSQAIGVVGSIGIAIWLVGFTFEAVGDAQLKRFKADPANEGKVMDGGLWKYTRHPNYFGDACVWVGLFLLALGSPVGLITIVSPIVMTKLLVSYSGAAVLERGMKRRRGQAYEDYIARTSGFFPRPPRRLPATSTES, encoded by the coding sequence ATGTCCGACTTCCCCTGGGGCGACCTCGCCCTCAACCTCGCCGTCTCGGCGGCCGCCGTGGTGGTGTTCATCGGCGTCATCATGGCCGCCGCCATCCGCCTCAAGAACCAGTCGATCATCGACATCTTCTGGGGCCCCGGCTTCGTCGTGGTCGCCGTCGTCTCGTACCTCATGTCGATGGGGTCCGAGGGTGACGACGCCCGGCGCCTGGTGGTGCTGGCGCTCACCTCGGTGTGGGGTCTGCGACTCGGCCTCTACATCGGCAACCGCAACCGCGGCCACGGCGAGGACCGCCGCTACACGTCGATGATGCGCCAGCGCAAGGGCGCGCTCATCCCGTTCCTGATCCGCCGCATCTACGGGCTACAGGGCTTCCTGATCCTGCTGGTCTCGGTGCCCGTGCAGTTCGCCATGTACCAGTCGCAGGCCATCGGCGTCGTCGGCTCCATCGGCATCGCCATCTGGCTGGTCGGGTTCACCTTCGAGGCGGTCGGCGACGCGCAGCTCAAGCGGTTCAAGGCCGACCCCGCCAACGAGGGCAAGGTCATGGACGGCGGCCTGTGGAAGTACACCCGCCACCCCAACTACTTCGGCGACGCCTGCGTGTGGGTCGGACTGTTCCTGCTGGCGCTCGGCAGCCCGGTCGGCCTGATCACGATCGTCTCGCCGATCGTCATGACCAAGCTGCTCGTCAGCTACAGCGGCGCGGCCGTGCTGGAGCGCGGCATGAAGCGTCGCCGCGGCCAGGCCTATGAGGACTACATCGCCCGCACCAGCGGGTTCTTCCCCCGACCCCCTCGTCGCCTGCCCGCGACGAGCACGGAGTCGTGA
- a CDS encoding SDR family NAD(P)-dependent oxidoreductase translates to MTALALDGRVAVVTGGGKGLGRAFALHLAELGAAVVVNNRHRVVDADGLSAADHVAREITDAGGRAVADHGDVADHGTGPALVATALDAFGRLDICVTSAGISSPQMFHRTTAENFEHVMAVNVTGTALVAAAASAHMREAGFGRIVMIASAAGLHGEPTVSAYAASKGAVIALARTVAAEGERRGVLTNVLLPYAHTQMTQEGMDPAHTDAMRSELVAPVVGALVDPACTLNGEVIVAGGTGLRSADAVEHGTVRLPDGPLAPADLAELLATSRSGPDHRYGHAQDAFLDLAADLA, encoded by the coding sequence ATGACCGCTCTCGCCCTCGACGGGCGGGTCGCGGTCGTGACCGGGGGCGGCAAGGGGCTCGGGCGCGCGTTCGCCCTGCACCTGGCCGAGCTCGGCGCCGCGGTGGTGGTGAACAACCGCCACCGCGTCGTCGACGCCGACGGGCTCAGTGCCGCCGACCACGTGGCCCGCGAGATCACCGACGCCGGGGGCCGCGCCGTGGCCGACCACGGCGACGTCGCCGACCACGGCACCGGGCCGGCCCTCGTGGCCACGGCCCTGGACGCCTTCGGCCGGCTCGACATCTGCGTGACCAGCGCCGGCATCAGCTCGCCGCAGATGTTCCACCGCACCACCGCCGAGAACTTCGAGCACGTCATGGCCGTCAACGTCACCGGCACCGCGCTGGTGGCCGCCGCCGCGTCGGCGCACATGCGCGAGGCCGGGTTCGGTCGCATCGTCATGATCGCGTCGGCGGCCGGCCTGCACGGCGAACCCACCGTCTCGGCCTACGCCGCCAGCAAGGGCGCCGTGATCGCGCTGGCCCGCACCGTCGCCGCCGAGGGCGAGCGCCGCGGCGTGCTCACCAACGTGCTGCTGCCCTACGCCCACACCCAGATGACCCAGGAGGGCATGGACCCGGCCCACACCGACGCGATGCGCTCGGAGCTGGTCGCGCCCGTCGTCGGCGCGCTGGTCGACCCCGCCTGCACGCTCAACGGTGAGGTGATCGTGGCCGGCGGCACCGGGCTCCGCTCGGCCGACGCGGTCGAGCACGGCACCGTCCGCCTGCCCGACGGCCCCCTCGCCCCCGCTGACCTCGCCGAGCTGCTCGCCACGAGCCGCTCCGGACCCGACCACCGGTACGGCCACGCCCAGGACGCGTTCCTGGACCTGGCCGCCGACCTCGCCTGA
- a CDS encoding acetyl-CoA C-acyltransferase — translation MTDAYVLDYVRTPRGKASARGSLYPHSPLDLVVHLQKALVERTSLDPSRVDDITLGCASQVDEQGSNIARTAALLAGWGDDVPGGTINRFCASGVDAVGQTAARIRGGDLGLAVAGGVESVSHVPMFVDRGPLWHDPEIVRTIGSVHMGIAADLNATIEGFSRDELDAYGLETQQKAARARTDGAFARSLVPLPATDDSPGLDHDELVRPDTTAEGLAALPPAFAELGASGQDAIALAAYDRVPAIDHLHTVGTSPAMADGAALLLIGTAEQAAANGMAPRARIIGSASTSVNPVLMLTAGQTAVETVIARAGLTPADIDVFEFAEAFSALCLRFRRDLDAGPDRMNPNGGTMAMGHAFGATGAILVGSCVEELERRDGRYGVAAVSGAAGLGVAVLVERIPA, via the coding sequence ATGACCGACGCCTACGTGCTGGACTACGTGCGGACCCCGCGCGGCAAGGCCAGTGCCCGCGGATCGCTGTACCCGCACAGCCCGCTCGACCTCGTCGTCCACCTGCAGAAGGCCCTGGTGGAGCGCACCTCGCTCGACCCGAGCCGGGTCGACGACATCACCCTGGGCTGCGCGTCGCAGGTCGACGAGCAGGGCAGCAACATCGCCCGCACCGCCGCCCTGCTGGCCGGCTGGGGTGACGACGTGCCGGGCGGCACGATCAACCGGTTCTGCGCGTCGGGCGTCGACGCGGTCGGCCAGACCGCCGCCCGGATCCGCGGCGGCGACCTGGGCCTGGCCGTCGCCGGCGGGGTCGAGAGCGTCTCGCACGTGCCGATGTTCGTCGACCGCGGCCCGCTGTGGCACGACCCCGAGATCGTCCGCACGATCGGCTCGGTGCACATGGGCATCGCCGCCGACCTCAACGCCACCATCGAGGGCTTCAGCCGCGACGAGCTGGACGCCTACGGCCTGGAGACCCAGCAGAAGGCCGCCCGCGCGCGTACCGATGGCGCCTTCGCCCGCTCGCTCGTGCCGCTGCCGGCCACCGACGACTCCCCCGGGCTCGACCACGACGAGCTCGTGCGCCCCGACACCACCGCCGAGGGTCTGGCCGCGCTGCCGCCGGCGTTCGCCGAGCTGGGTGCGTCGGGGCAGGACGCCATCGCGCTGGCCGCGTACGACCGGGTGCCCGCGATCGATCACCTGCACACCGTGGGCACCTCGCCCGCCATGGCCGACGGCGCCGCCCTGCTGCTGATCGGCACCGCCGAGCAGGCCGCTGCCAACGGCATGGCGCCCCGCGCCCGGATCATCGGCTCGGCGTCGACCTCGGTCAACCCCGTGCTCATGCTCACCGCCGGTCAGACCGCGGTCGAGACCGTGATCGCCCGGGCCGGCCTGACCCCCGCGGACATCGACGTGTTCGAGTTCGCCGAAGCCTTCTCCGCGCTCTGCCTGCGCTTCCGTCGCGACCTCGACGCCGGCCCCGACCGGATGAACCCGAACGGGGGGACCATGGCGATGGGCCATGCGTTCGGCGCGACCGGCGCGATCCTGGTGGGCAGCTGCGTGGAGGAGCTCGAGCGCCGCGACGGACGGTACGGGGTCGCGGCCGTCAGCGGGGCCGCCGGCCTCGGCGTCGCGGTGCTCGTGGAACGGATCCCGGCATGA
- a CDS encoding acetyl-CoA acetyltransferase, translated as MNDNIWVLGGYQSDFSRNLTREGLDMADLATEVVNGTLEASSLGGGDIGVVHVANAFGQLFTGQGQMGAMPATVHPDLWGVPASRHEAACASGSIAVLAAMADLRAGHYDSALVVGLELEKTVPGDTAAAHLGAAAWIGHEGQDATFMWPFMFSEIADEYDARYGLDEVHLRAIAQVNFANARRNPLAQTRGWDVPDLVAGFGVDDATNPVVEGRIRRFDCSQVTDGGAGVVLVNDAWLRDHPDAVGRVTAVIRGWGHRTVGLGLQQKFDRDAENPYVLPHLRQAVQDAFGRAGTDLDGLDALETHDCFTPSQYLAIDHIGLTGPGESWKAIENGETEMGGTLPINPSGGLIGGGHPVGASGVRMLLDAAKQVSGTAGDYQVEGATTVGTLNFGGSTATTVSLVVGQAPAA; from the coding sequence ATGAACGACAACATCTGGGTCCTCGGCGGCTACCAGAGCGACTTCAGCCGCAACCTGACCCGCGAGGGTCTCGACATGGCCGACCTCGCGACCGAGGTCGTGAACGGCACGTTGGAGGCGTCCTCGCTGGGCGGCGGCGACATCGGCGTGGTGCACGTGGCCAACGCCTTCGGCCAGCTGTTCACCGGCCAGGGCCAGATGGGCGCGATGCCCGCGACCGTCCATCCCGACCTGTGGGGCGTGCCCGCCTCCCGCCACGAGGCCGCCTGCGCCTCCGGCAGCATCGCGGTGCTCGCCGCGATGGCCGACCTGCGGGCCGGCCACTACGACAGCGCGCTGGTCGTCGGCCTCGAGCTGGAGAAGACCGTGCCCGGCGACACCGCCGCCGCCCACCTGGGCGCTGCGGCGTGGATCGGTCACGAGGGCCAGGACGCGACGTTCATGTGGCCGTTCATGTTCAGCGAGATCGCCGACGAGTACGACGCCCGCTACGGCCTCGACGAGGTGCACCTGCGCGCGATCGCCCAGGTCAACTTCGCCAACGCCAGGCGCAACCCGCTGGCGCAGACCCGCGGCTGGGACGTGCCCGACCTCGTCGCCGGGTTCGGCGTCGACGACGCCACCAACCCGGTCGTCGAGGGCCGCATCCGCCGGTTCGACTGCAGCCAGGTGACCGACGGCGGCGCCGGCGTGGTGCTCGTCAACGACGCCTGGCTGCGTGACCACCCCGACGCGGTCGGCCGCGTCACCGCGGTGATCCGCGGGTGGGGCCACCGCACCGTCGGTCTCGGGCTCCAGCAGAAGTTCGACCGCGACGCCGAGAACCCCTACGTGCTGCCGCACCTGCGCCAGGCCGTGCAGGACGCGTTCGGTCGCGCCGGCACCGACCTCGACGGGCTCGACGCCCTCGAGACACACGACTGCTTCACGCCGAGCCAGTACCTGGCCATCGACCACATCGGCCTCACCGGTCCGGGTGAGTCGTGGAAGGCCATCGAGAACGGCGAGACCGAGATGGGCGGCACGCTGCCGATCAACCCCAGCGGCGGCCTGATCGGCGGCGGCCACCCGGTCGGCGCCAGCGGCGTGCGCATGCTGCTCGACGCGGCCAAGCAGGTCAGCGGCACCGCCGGCGACTACCAAGTCGAGGGCGCCACCACGGTCGGCACGCTCAACTTCGGCGGCAGCACGGCCACCACCGTCAGCCTCGTCGTCGGACAGGCGCCGGCGGCATGA
- a CDS encoding carotenoid oxygenase family protein produces MDVDVVGRILSTLPEDDDHPYRTGPWQPQTTEWKADDLEVVQGEIPADLDGVYLRNTENPVHPSLKNYHPFDGDGMLHVVGFRDGSAFYRNRFIRTDGLAAEAEAGGPLWAGLAEPPKLALREDGWGSRTRMKDASSTDVIVHRGTALTSFYQCGDLYRVDPMSAETLGKESWGGAFPSDWGVSAHPKVDDRTGEMLFFNYSKEAPYMHYGVVDDTNTLTHYVDVPLPGPRLPHDMAFTENYAILNDCPLFWDEELLKKDAHVARFRPDLPTRFAVIPRKGETKDIRWFEAESTYVLHFVNAYEDGDEIVLDGFFQADPEPADNGMGDQWQRAFRFLALDRMQSRLHRWRLNLVTGLVKEEQLSDSITEFGVMNGAYTGGEYRYAYAATGKPSWFLFDGLVKHDLKDGTEERFGFGDGVYGSETAMAPRIGATGEDDGYLITLTTDMNQDASFCVVLDAARVSDGPVCTLRLPERISSGTHATWAPGADLRRWQTADTAADAIGL; encoded by the coding sequence ATGGACGTTGACGTCGTCGGTCGCATCCTCTCCACGCTCCCCGAGGACGACGACCACCCCTACCGCACCGGTCCGTGGCAGCCGCAGACCACCGAGTGGAAGGCCGACGACCTCGAGGTCGTGCAGGGCGAGATCCCGGCCGACCTCGACGGCGTCTACCTGCGCAACACCGAGAACCCCGTGCACCCCTCGCTGAAGAACTACCACCCGTTCGACGGCGACGGCATGCTGCACGTCGTCGGGTTCCGCGACGGCTCCGCCTTCTACCGAAACCGGTTCATCCGCACCGACGGCCTGGCCGCCGAGGCCGAGGCCGGGGGCCCGCTGTGGGCCGGCTTGGCCGAGCCGCCGAAGCTCGCCCTGCGCGAGGACGGCTGGGGGTCGCGCACCCGCATGAAGGACGCGTCGAGCACCGACGTCATCGTGCACCGCGGCACCGCGCTCACCAGCTTCTACCAGTGCGGCGACCTGTACCGGGTCGACCCGATGAGCGCCGAGACCCTGGGCAAGGAGTCCTGGGGCGGCGCGTTCCCGTCCGACTGGGGCGTCTCGGCACACCCCAAGGTCGACGACCGCACCGGCGAGATGCTGTTCTTCAACTACAGCAAGGAGGCGCCGTACATGCACTACGGCGTCGTCGACGACACCAACACGCTCACTCACTACGTCGACGTGCCGCTGCCGGGCCCGCGCCTGCCGCACGACATGGCGTTCACCGAGAACTACGCGATCCTCAACGACTGCCCGCTGTTCTGGGACGAGGAGCTGTTGAAGAAGGACGCGCACGTGGCGCGGTTCCGCCCCGACCTGCCGACCCGGTTCGCCGTCATCCCCCGCAAGGGCGAGACCAAGGACATCCGCTGGTTCGAGGCCGAGTCGACCTACGTGCTGCACTTCGTCAACGCCTACGAGGACGGCGACGAGATCGTGCTCGACGGCTTCTTCCAGGCCGACCCGGAGCCGGCCGACAACGGCATGGGCGACCAGTGGCAGCGCGCCTTCCGGTTCCTGGCGCTCGACCGCATGCAGTCGCGGCTGCACCGGTGGCGGCTCAACCTCGTGACCGGTCTGGTCAAGGAGGAGCAGCTGAGCGACAGCATCACCGAGTTCGGTGTGATGAACGGCGCCTACACCGGTGGCGAGTACCGCTACGCCTACGCCGCCACCGGCAAGCCCTCGTGGTTCCTGTTCGACGGCCTGGTCAAGCACGACCTCAAGGACGGCACCGAGGAGCGGTTCGGCTTCGGCGACGGCGTCTACGGCAGCGAGACCGCCATGGCCCCGCGCATCGGCGCCACCGGTGAGGACGACGGCTACCTGATCACGCTCACGACCGACATGAACCAGGACGCCTCGTTCTGCGTCGTCCTCGATGCCGCCCGGGTGTCCGACGGTCCGGTGTGCACGTTGCGCCTGCCCGAGCGGATCTCCAGCGGCACACACGCCACGTGGGCGCCCGGTGCGGACCTGCGCCGCTGGCAGACCGCCGACACGGCCGCGGACGCGATCGGCCTGTGA
- a CDS encoding winged helix-turn-helix transcriptional regulator: protein MTLDLDGGSAELATHPTRLEPGATNAVGRMLGLLGDEWTLLILRQALQGVGRFGQLMDALPISNSVLTGRLNLLVREGLLRRNVYQTNPLRAEYVVTPRSRALWPFMLAIWEWERQWVQDHADGLPAMHHDTCGHDFSPLMSCGGCGKAVEAKDVAAEWGPSGAWSRSVPESATRRRSDAEVVRSTAGLFPETMMIFGNRWASALLGAAFRGVTRFSDFEANLAAPPTLVADRLRAFCAIGVLSATQNDRRPDWVEYRLTAKGRAFYPVVAASLQWAEDWFVAPEGPALVQVHRACDEPFVATFRCDQCHEVLHGHEISIVPREEPGDDTPSRREDPR from the coding sequence GTGACTCTCGACCTCGACGGCGGGTCGGCCGAGCTGGCGACCCACCCGACCCGGCTGGAGCCCGGCGCCACCAACGCGGTGGGCCGGATGCTCGGCCTGCTCGGCGACGAGTGGACCCTGCTGATCCTGCGGCAGGCGCTGCAGGGGGTGGGCCGGTTCGGGCAGCTGATGGACGCCCTGCCGATCTCCAACTCGGTGCTCACCGGCCGGCTCAACCTGCTCGTGCGCGAGGGCCTGCTGCGGCGGAACGTCTACCAGACCAACCCGCTGCGGGCCGAGTACGTCGTCACCCCCCGGAGCCGGGCCCTGTGGCCGTTCATGCTGGCCATCTGGGAGTGGGAGCGCCAGTGGGTGCAGGACCACGCCGACGGTCTGCCCGCCATGCACCACGACACCTGCGGGCACGACTTCTCGCCGCTGATGAGCTGCGGCGGGTGCGGCAAGGCCGTCGAGGCCAAGGACGTCGCCGCCGAGTGGGGCCCCAGCGGTGCGTGGTCGCGCTCGGTGCCGGAGTCGGCCACCCGCCGGCGTTCCGACGCCGAGGTCGTGCGGTCCACCGCCGGCCTGTTTCCAGAAACCATGATGATCTTCGGCAACCGGTGGGCCTCGGCCCTGCTGGGTGCGGCCTTCCGCGGCGTCACCCGGTTCTCGGACTTCGAGGCCAACCTGGCCGCCCCGCCGACCCTCGTGGCCGACCGGCTGCGCGCCTTCTGCGCCATCGGCGTGCTGTCGGCGACGCAGAACGACCGCCGCCCCGACTGGGTCGAGTACCGCCTGACCGCCAAGGGCCGCGCCTTCTACCCCGTCGTCGCCGCGTCGCTGCAGTGGGCTGAGGACTGGTTCGTCGCCCCCGAGGGCCCGGCCCTGGTGCAGGTGCACCGCGCGTGCGACGAGCCGTTCGTGGCGACGTTCCGTTGCGACCAGTGCCACGAGGTGCTGCACGGCCACGAGATCTCCATCGTCCCCCGCGAGGAGCCGGGCGACGACACCCCATCCCGTCGAGAGGACCCCCGATGA